Proteins from a single region of Bos javanicus breed banteng chromosome 7, ARS-OSU_banteng_1.0, whole genome shotgun sequence:
- the IL17B gene encoding interleukin-17B isoform X1, with protein sequence MELALVRAHRFRNMFTASLNCAENMPRKATWGVDKALPGDQLFLLTISIFLGLGQPRNPKGKRKGPGRPGTLAPGPHQLPLDLVSRAKPYARMEEYERNLAEMVAQLRNSSEPARRKCEVNLQLWLSNKRSLSPWGYSINHDPSRVPADLPEAQCLCLGCVNPFTMQEDRSMVSVPVFSQVPVRRRLCPPPPRPGPCRQRAVMETIAVGCTCIF encoded by the exons ATGGAGTTGGCCCTCGTGAGAGCACACAGATTCAGAAACATGTTCACAGCAAGCTTGAACTGTGCAGAAAATATGCCAAGAAAAGCAACATGGGGGGTGGATAAAGCCCTGCCCGGAGACCAG CTGTTCCTTCTCACCATCTCCATCTTCCTGGGGCTGGGCCAGCCCAGGAACCCCAAAGGCAAGAGAAAGGGGCCAGGGCGGCCTGGGACCCTGGCCCCTGGGCCTCACCAGTTGCCACTGGACCTGGTGTCCCGGGCAAAGCCCTATGCCCGCATGGAGGAATATGAGAGAAACCTAGCGGAAATGGTGGCGCAGCTGAGGAACAGCTCTGAGCCGGCCAGGAGGAAGTGCGAGGTCAACCTGCAGCTGTGGCTGTCCAACAAGAGGAGTCTGTCACCCTGGGGCTACAG CATCAACCATGACCCCAGCCGCGTTCCTGCAGACCTGCCGGAGGCGCAGTGCTTGTGTCTGGGCTGCGTGAACCCCTTCACCATGCAGGAGGACCGCAGCATGGTGAGCGTGCCCGTGTTCAGCCAGGTGCCTGTGCGGCGCCGCCTCTGCCCGCCGCCGCCACGCCCCGGGCCCTGCCGCCAGCGCGCAGTCATGGAGACCATCGCCGTGGGCTGTACCTGCATCTTCTGA
- the IL17B gene encoding interleukin-17B isoform X2, with protein MDWPHNLLFLLTISIFLGLGQPRNPKGKRKGPGRPGTLAPGPHQLPLDLVSRAKPYARMEEYERNLAEMVAQLRNSSEPARRKCEVNLQLWLSNKRSLSPWGYSINHDPSRVPADLPEAQCLCLGCVNPFTMQEDRSMVSVPVFSQVPVRRRLCPPPPRPGPCRQRAVMETIAVGCTCIF; from the exons ATGGACTGGCCGCATAACCTG CTGTTCCTTCTCACCATCTCCATCTTCCTGGGGCTGGGCCAGCCCAGGAACCCCAAAGGCAAGAGAAAGGGGCCAGGGCGGCCTGGGACCCTGGCCCCTGGGCCTCACCAGTTGCCACTGGACCTGGTGTCCCGGGCAAAGCCCTATGCCCGCATGGAGGAATATGAGAGAAACCTAGCGGAAATGGTGGCGCAGCTGAGGAACAGCTCTGAGCCGGCCAGGAGGAAGTGCGAGGTCAACCTGCAGCTGTGGCTGTCCAACAAGAGGAGTCTGTCACCCTGGGGCTACAG CATCAACCATGACCCCAGCCGCGTTCCTGCAGACCTGCCGGAGGCGCAGTGCTTGTGTCTGGGCTGCGTGAACCCCTTCACCATGCAGGAGGACCGCAGCATGGTGAGCGTGCCCGTGTTCAGCCAGGTGCCTGTGCGGCGCCGCCTCTGCCCGCCGCCGCCACGCCCCGGGCCCTGCCGCCAGCGCGCAGTCATGGAGACCATCGCCGTGGGCTGTACCTGCATCTTCTGA